A region of the Vidua macroura isolate BioBank_ID:100142 chromosome 16, ASM2450914v1, whole genome shotgun sequence genome:
ttatatataaaaatatttttatatataaaaacacaaaatcGGGGATGACAACACTTTCTTATTTTAGAAACTTGCTCCAGCACACACATTGCACTTACCACAACATTATTACCCCTACCAAATTTTCCAGTATCTCTCCAAGTGGAAACATCTTAGCTGAAAGCTCCACTGCCATGTGAGGAAGCAGTTCCAAGCCTCCAGTGCAGCCTCAGCTACTGACCTCCATTGCATCCAGTGTGATCACTCTGGAAAGGCTTCGTTTTGCAGTGTTGTGTTTCTAAGATGGTGGCACCAAGGGGGCCAGACAATTCCATGGCAATGCTTTACTCATctttgccagcagcagctgggatgggtCAGACCCTGTGGCTTTGCCAGAGCAGGGACAAAAGGGACTCATGGCTCCCAGGAGGGGGCAAGGGGCTTCTCTGGGGGCCCCTCTGCACAGGGCTACCTGCAAAGCCACCTGGATGCTACAGGGCTGTGAGGGATTAGAGTTCACAGCCTGGGGGAACACTGGATTTATTGTGCCTGACTGGGTCCAGCAATGCCCTTGGAACTGTGTCCCCTAAGGAGAAGCCTGGTTTTCCCTCAATagtgctgcctttcccctgggccctggcaccagcacagccccacttaCACCCAAACCCTGCAAATCCACCCTCGTCCCATCTCCACACGGAACAGTTCAAACaaggcacaggcagctgccatAACCACACGCGCCCCCAAAAATATTTACCTGGGCGACAGAAGTACTTCTGTGATGCCAGTGCAGCAGAGGACATCAGCAAGGACTTAGGGAGAAAACATCCTCTCACTGGGACACGGGGCTGCCGCAAACACTGCAAGCTCTCCCCAGCCAGGACCGGGCTGTGAGGATGGGCTGACCCCCAGCTAGTGTGTGtcagcccctcacctgccctCCAGCTGATTCAGCCCTCTCCATGCAGCCAGGGCCAAAcctgcctgcccagggatgctgctgagccctggggcactgcctggcCCCTCACACCCTCCATGGTGCCTCTGTGTTTGCTGGGGGCCAGGCAAAGGGCAGGGTGAGCACACAGGCTGCCCCACGCACCCCAAAAATCAGTCAGGGTCTGTAAAATAAACTTTCCTAGGCAGCTGCTTCCCCTCAATACACCTCTGTAACACAGAGCAggttggggaaaaaacaacttCTTTCCCATGAAACCCCAAgcccccagggaatggctgctACTCCAGTGCAAGAAAGACAATGGAGCCTCCACCTGCtgtttgctgtttattttagcagagagaaaatgaacaTGGACAAGAGGCATTTCGCATAACTTAACAGAAAATAACACTTTTCCTCCACTCTTCGCAGATCAACAGGCAAGAGCATTTCCTACACACGGCTATTTTTGGGTGCTAACAGTTTGGTGTATTGGTAAAATCATGGGTTTCCTCTAACACGCTGTGATGGTTGATCTGAAATCCAAAGCCAGCCTCGGGCTTGGGGGCTCCTCTGCTGTTGAATGCAGCTCCTGTCACTGCCGAGTGCCAGGCTCATCCCCACCATCCTCCCAGCAGGGATtctgcaggcagggactggCTGGGGATCCaagcagctccacagctctCCCAACCCATGCCACGTCCTGACCGCtctttcctggcacagctggagaggTGACCCAGAACGAAGGGGGTgtgggcagcaccagcagcctcAGTCCAGGGCCAGTGAGGGGATCTTGCAGACGAAGGGGAAGGCTCTGCCACAGGCGTTGTCGTTCCAGGAGCGCAGTGCTGCCCTCCAAAAAACACAAGGCATTAgctgaaaaaaggcaaaaggagGGAACCATGCACTGCCCTTGGGATCAGGACCTCCTGCCACTGTGGGAGGCTTTCCCTGGATGCTCCCATTTGTGCCATTCACTGTCATGCTTCCTCCCAGCATCCTCATCTGGGGGATGTGAGATGGGAGGCCGGGCCCCAGCTTGGACTTGGTAGTGGAGGGGcagctgcaaacacagccctgtTCCCCCAAAATTATCCACGGGCTGCCCATGGACAGGACATTTAGGTACATCTGGGGGGCCCGGACACACCTGGCTGGtctcagcagcagggagggtgTGAAGTGGGATTTTTGCACAGGCAGGGTCTTGTCCCACTTCAGCAAGATGTCCTGGCACAAGTATGGgagagaaaagctggaaaacagtGAGTGTTTCCACAGGTTTCCCATGAGGGAGGGGAAATAGGAAAATTCGACCTTTGACTAAATTTGGTAATTCTACAAGGCAGCTgatgctcctgccctgctgctacTATGGGAGAGGGAGATGGGAGCAGAGCGAAAATGAGTATGTATGCATGTATGTACAAGGTGAAAAGGAAAACACCTTTtcactgtaaagaaaaaaaaaaaacactaaaaattaaaatgcaaatcctctgcctgccagcaacctcttcagaaaagcaggaggCACGGTGGGTTGCATTTATTGACACACAAATAACACTGAAGGTGCCCTGGGCGCTCACCGCTGCTGTGTCTGTACCAGATCTGCACGCAGTCCTCCTCCTCCGGGATGGAGTGGATCCCATCGTCAGGCTGGCTGCCATCCCAGTACTGGTAGTCGTAGGAGGAGCCATCTGTCCACTCAAAGTGACCCTCCTGACACAGGCCAGCGGAGAAAGGctgtcaccacagagctgcGACTGCAGAGGGCGGGAGGCCACTCCCATGTGGTCCCCACCACCATCCCTAGTGCCACAAGCCCAGGGACATGGGGAGAGACTGTCACCACTCAGCAGATCCCATTCCTATCCCCAGTGCCACACAGCCCAGGGACATGGGGAGAGACTGTCACCACTCAGCAGATCCCATTCCTATCCCCAGTGCCACAACACAGCTCAGGGACACAGACAGACACCACTCAGCAAAGTCCAAACAGCACATTTGGGTTTTACAACTGGAAACTTGCCAAGAACAGCCCAAGGTTTTGCAGTTCTCCCTAGGGGAAGCCCAGAAATtaaatctatatattttttaacactCCCACCCATTTCTacattccttctcctcttcattttccattccttttcCAGTATCTACAAAAAAGTTGCTGGCATGAGACTGTTTTCCTGATGGTCTCCATTTCTCTTTCTAACATATGAGACTATATATTTTCAACATGTCAGCTTTCAAAAGTCACAGAGTAGCACTAGAGCAATGgaatttggtggttttttgaCACTGAAGACCTTTTCAGTTTATTTGCTCTTCTTGGACTAGCAGTACAATACTCTTTCTATTAATCCAGTAATAAAATGTGATATGAGTAATTATTGATTAATCTATCAATTCTAGTAACACTTCTCTTTTAAAAGCAGACTGGAATGTGTGAAATAAGTTTCTCTGCGTGCTGCACCACAGACTCTATGCCATCTCCTGATAAAAGGGGTATAAAgttcaaagaagaaaaccaattggctttccaggaggaaaacacagaggTGAATTTTTCAAAGCCATTTCCCACAGGATTCCAGGGAGCTCCCACCTGCCGTAGGTCGTTGAGTCCTGTCCAGATGTCGGTGGGGATGCCGGGCACGCGGCTGTTCACCAGGTCGTACACAAAGACGTTTTCTTCCCAGCTGGCAAAACAGAGCAATACAGGGCAATCGAGAGGATATGCCAGCAAATGGTCAGGCGTGTCCCTAAGCACTCACCCTACCACAGGACCCGTGGACAAATGGGTCCCCTGCTTCTTACTGCTGGTGGTTACTTTCCCAGGTCTGTGCAAGAGGAGCGTAGTGCTGGTgagagctgggggagagggagtAGGGGAAAAAGCCTGTGTAATCATCCTGTTGTACTTCTATCCCTTTTTCAAGAGTAAAAAAACACAGTTTGGGGTAATTTACGAAATACTATGCCAGTTTTCTTGCCAGTCCAGGGaaggcatttattttctatattgcCTTTCTGTGACCTGTGCATCTGCCTTGACTGGGCCGCTGCTGCAGCGGGATGTGGGGGCTGGAACACGAGTCTGCAGCTGACACAGAGGCTGTGATGTGGGACTGGGACTTTGCCCCCAGTTTCCTTCCTCCCAGGCTGTGTCAGCGTGGGACAATACATTTCTGCACAGCTCACCTGTGGATGGAGGCCAGCTTGGCTGACCTGATGCCAATGGAGAACTCGGCGCAGTAGAGGTCGGCTTCCGCCCAGGTTTTGTTGATGGGGAAGTAGCGGTAGCAGTGGCCTTCGTACTCCGTCCAGAAGAGTGGGCAGGAGTAGGCGTGGACAGGCTCGGGCATggctgggggcagagcagaggacaTCCAGCAGCTGGTGGTGAGACAGCTTGGCCAGGAAGCCGAGCAGGTGAtggaggcagcagtgcccagctctgctctcccacctCACCCAGGCAAATAAGCACCAAACACATACAGGGGaaacccagctgctgcaggagccacgCAAAAGTTTGCAGAagtcaaaatacattttaaacaagTTGTGGGTTTCACAGTTTCAGCATCTGCCTAAATCAGGAGGGACATTCCAAGCTAGCTTGACATCGTTTTAGGTAGAGGatgcttaaaataaaagcactgaCATTTGCTACTGGGAAAACCGAGATAAGGGCTCCCCTTGTCTCTATCAGCACAAGCAGAGCcactgtgctgggaggggagctgacagccagggctgcGGGGTTATGGCCGTGTTCTGCCCTCCTGCAAGgacagcctgcagctcctgcccccaAGGAAACCCCCATCCACGCGCCGTGCCGTCCCTGGGCCGGGATGCAGCCGTGCAcgcaggcactggagcagccgGCGAGGCGCGCGGGCCGCCGGCAGCGGTGCCAGCCTGTCCAACAGATATCCCACCAGCAGATAACAGCCAGGCCacgctgctctgctcctcccctgctgcttttcagcacagTGGGGAAGTTGCCCCAGAAGAGGCCCCTGTGGGGGCAGGATGTCCTTTTGGAGCCTTTGTAGTTGCCGCTGTCTGAACACGGCAGTGGCATTAACACGTTGCTCCAACCTCCTCCGTGCTCTGCTCCCCCTCGTGTGGGGAGGATGCAGCACTCAGGACCCTCAGGTCTTGGGGCACACAGACTTAACTCTCTGAGCTGCTGGTTTGTGAACGTGGGGGAATTGCCAGCCCTCCCGAGCCAGTTGTGCTCTggggtcagtgctgctgctgaggcgAGTGGGGCACTGGGCAGGGTGGGCGTGCAGGGGGTGAGGGCAGACGTCAGATGCCATCAGACTATCCAAGCAGGTAACAGCCTCAAGACTGGAGAGGTCAGGGCGGTGCCTCCAGCACTGAGGGGCCAGGGAATTGCTCTCCCTGGGGGTGGAAAGAGCAaaactgccagcagcagcaagcgATGTGGCAAAGGAAGCAACAGcatggagaaaaagagaggcaAGGTGAATCCAAAGCAGCTGTGTGAGCATTCATAGAgccaaatccttccctgtgccagtgctggcagctcaggGTGATAATTTAATCTTTCATCAGCTCTTTCCACATGGGGATCTCTGAGTGTTCTACAAACAGCCACCAGCCAGCCCATGGGGTCCCTGCTGTCACACCCCCCTCCCAGGTGACAAACCACAAATGCAAagagtcttttttttcctcctgagcaAGGCCAAGTCAACTGCCAAGCCCTGTGGGGCTGTCACCCCATCAACCTGCCTTGGGACCCCCAGCCATGcctccagaggagctgagactgggggcagctctgcaccCAACAGCAACAGACCCTTGAGGGGCTCAAGGGACTCTTCCATCCTCAGCAGCACTAATTATGGACTATGGAGGATAAAAGATAAGGcctgctgggctggaagagCAAAATAGCTTTTGGGGAGAGTGGGTAAGATAAAGACAGCTCAGCAGCaatgcagagctca
Encoded here:
- the CLEC19A gene encoding C-type lectin domain family 19 member A codes for the protein MGSGRALCALLAAALLAAQAFPQTNIKISQAMPEPVHAYSCPLFWTEYEGHCYRYFPINKTWAEADLYCAEFSIGIRSAKLASIHSWEENVFVYDLVNSRVPGIPTDIWTGLNDLRQEGHFEWTDGSSYDYQYWDGSQPDDGIHSIPEEEDCVQIWYRHSSALRSWNDNACGRAFPFVCKIPSLALD